In Coleofasciculus chthonoplastes PCC 7420, a single genomic region encodes these proteins:
- a CDS encoding carboxypeptidase-like regulatory domain-containing protein: MNSVLWQIAIIVGLVVGMAAKGCSQSYSNLHEDLISQIEREDSVTPVIENSDNFTVFPVGVNVGGRPVIFSVLVRGKEDGSQAVEFENWLIPYDAVVQALKLEVTPLADGQLDVRSPGLIIRLNPQELRNDPELGLVLSIEEVQTLLGVPAEFDINEYAIILNPPWLGQKTGGIAATETPVQLDGLPRITPTDLTLTAIEERITATGSESTSGFESSSLSYRGELAAVGTLLSGSWYVRVNQPDFLDSPSWSLTEAQYLRQTDAADYVVGSQPTFWRSQGRGDYWGITTIQRQGFTPPVTFGGGGFSPGQRLQASQVGQTIVGEAEAGTLVRLTQGFSDRVLAEVLVDSSGVYRFEDVPIGGQRLGNYRVLLYPQGRLSAQPEVREATFSTVPGQIPDGAAATIVSVGWTHQPPGLNNQNFIGQWQNFQGGIAQRWGVSEDLTIGVGGIYDQAARGLADVFFRPNGIPLEVAASVLSPDQEGDWDINANLRYEPTSNMSLQFNSDRFAQRLNLNWRIFPRLTVLGTYNSREGTAVGMQTGFSRRGFFTFARATLDDQNRWRWNATQRLGFLQLNHQGNELGFRSELNYNLSRRFLGDGYSVLLSYETRNLQQRDTFATIGWRYRSKARSPDGSYLWDTQLGYGVGSQGSGWIAQVQTTIIPGVLVRGRYDGVSLTSNEANYSLELVASLNVQEGVTPGDRQSDRFRDRGGILIQPFFDHNNNGKLDSGENIYTENPELLLILNNQPIQSFRPQVQANGIRLRLPPEIYRLDFDPSGFPLDWQTVNDAYAVEVVAGSYTLVQVPLVLSYTLSGVVTDAQGNVVAGARVEAISADGEQRRFSVTNGAGVYYLEQLPQGTFTLQINQQPAQPGTITLDEDAEPFQELNLRSR; this comes from the coding sequence GTGAATTCTGTTTTGTGGCAAATTGCGATAATTGTTGGTTTGGTTGTGGGAATGGCGGCTAAGGGTTGTTCTCAAAGCTATTCTAATCTGCATGAGGATTTGATTAGTCAAATTGAGAGGGAGGATTCAGTCACTCCAGTTATCGAAAATTCCGATAACTTTACGGTTTTTCCGGTAGGGGTGAATGTTGGTGGGCGTCCGGTGATTTTTAGTGTCTTGGTGCGGGGAAAGGAAGATGGTAGCCAAGCGGTTGAGTTTGAGAATTGGTTGATTCCTTATGATGCGGTGGTTCAGGCGTTGAAGCTGGAGGTGACGCCGTTAGCGGATGGACAATTAGACGTGCGATCGCCTGGATTGATTATTCGCCTGAATCCTCAAGAGTTACGGAATGACCCGGAGTTGGGGTTGGTGTTGTCGATTGAAGAGGTACAAACCTTACTTGGTGTTCCCGCAGAATTTGATATTAATGAGTATGCGATTATCCTGAATCCGCCGTGGTTGGGACAGAAAACGGGGGGGATTGCGGCGACAGAAACCCCCGTTCAACTGGACGGTTTACCTCGAATTACGCCGACGGATTTGACGCTAACGGCGATTGAGGAACGGATTACGGCGACTGGATCAGAGTCAACGTCGGGTTTTGAGTCTTCGTCTCTGAGTTATCGGGGGGAATTAGCGGCGGTGGGGACGTTGTTATCAGGGAGTTGGTATGTCCGGGTAAATCAACCGGATTTCTTAGACTCGCCGAGTTGGAGTCTCACAGAAGCCCAGTATTTGCGACAAACGGATGCGGCGGATTATGTGGTGGGTTCTCAACCGACGTTTTGGCGAAGTCAGGGGAGGGGGGATTATTGGGGAATCACGACGATTCAGCGACAAGGGTTTACACCTCCGGTGACGTTTGGTGGGGGTGGATTTAGTCCAGGACAACGGTTACAGGCGTCGCAGGTGGGACAGACGATTGTGGGTGAAGCGGAAGCTGGGACGTTGGTACGGCTGACACAGGGATTTAGCGATCGCGTTTTGGCTGAAGTTCTCGTGGATTCGTCGGGGGTTTATCGGTTTGAGGATGTACCGATTGGCGGTCAACGGTTGGGGAATTATCGGGTTTTATTATATCCTCAAGGACGCCTTTCGGCTCAACCGGAGGTGCGAGAGGCGACGTTTTCGACGGTTCCGGGGCAAATTCCGGATGGGGCTGCGGCGACGATTGTTTCGGTAGGTTGGACTCATCAACCACCTGGATTGAACAATCAAAACTTTATTGGACAATGGCAGAATTTTCAGGGGGGAATTGCCCAACGGTGGGGGGTATCGGAAGATTTGACGATTGGGGTGGGGGGGATTTATGACCAAGCAGCGAGGGGATTAGCGGATGTATTTTTTCGCCCTAATGGGATACCTTTGGAAGTGGCGGCGTCGGTGTTGAGTCCGGATCAAGAGGGGGATTGGGATATTAATGCGAATTTGCGTTATGAACCAACCTCTAATATGAGTTTACAGTTTAACAGCGATCGCTTTGCCCAACGGCTTAACCTGAATTGGCGCATCTTTCCGCGTTTGACGGTTTTGGGAACCTATAATAGTCGCGAGGGGACGGCGGTAGGGATGCAAACCGGGTTTAGTCGTCGTGGTTTTTTTACCTTTGCCCGGGCGACGCTTGATGACCAAAATCGCTGGCGCTGGAATGCGACACAACGGTTAGGATTTTTACAACTGAATCATCAGGGGAATGAGTTGGGATTTCGGTCTGAGTTGAATTATAATCTATCGCGCCGTTTTCTCGGTGATGGCTATTCTGTACTGCTGAGTTATGAAACCCGCAACCTTCAGCAGCGGGATACTTTCGCCACAATTGGCTGGCGTTATCGATCCAAAGCGCGATCGCCCGATGGGAGTTATTTGTGGGACACTCAGTTGGGTTATGGGGTTGGTTCTCAGGGTTCAGGCTGGATTGCCCAGGTACAGACGACGATTATACCAGGTGTGCTGGTGCGGGGGCGGTATGATGGGGTATCGCTAACCTCGAATGAGGCGAATTATAGCTTAGAATTGGTGGCAAGTTTAAATGTACAGGAAGGGGTAACTCCAGGCGATCGCCAATCGGATCGGTTTCGCGATCGCGGCGGGATATTGATTCAGCCGTTTTTTGACCATAACAATAATGGTAAGTTAGATAGCGGTGAAAACATCTACACCGAAAACCCAGAGTTATTATTAATTCTGAATAACCAACCGATTCAATCCTTTCGTCCCCAAGTCCAAGCCAATGGAATTCGGCTACGCTTACCACCGGAAATCTATCGTCTCGACTTTGATCCGTCTGGATTTCCCCTAGATTGGCAAACCGTCAATGATGCTTATGCGGTTGAAGTGGTGGCGGGAAGTTATACACTTGTACAGGTTCCCTTAGTGTTATCCTATACTCTCTCTGGGGTAGTGACTGACGCCCAAGGGAATGTGGTTGCTGGGGCGAGGGTAGAAGCAATTAGCGCCGATGGCGAACAACGACGATTTTCTGTCACGAATGGGGCGGGTGTTTATTATCTGGAACAGTTACCCCAGGGGACATTCACGCTGCAAATCAATCAGCAACCCGCCCAACCAGGGACAATTACTCTGGATGAGGATGCAGAACCATTTCAGGAGTTGAATCTGCGATCGCGCTAG
- a CDS encoding ATP-dependent Clp protease proteolytic subunit: MKQPIQAVQSTYYGRQNYRTPPPDLPSLLLNERIVYLGLPLVPQVTELIVAELLYLQYDNPDKPIKIYINSTGTSRYDGEPIGFETEAFAICDTMNYIQPPIHTICIGSAMGMAAMLLSAGTKGCRASLPNASIVLHQPKSYARGQATDIQIRAKEVLANKITMMGILAKNTGQSAEKITKDMERMLYMTPYEAKEYGLIDRVLESDEVPAAIAASAS, encoded by the coding sequence ATGAAACAACCGATTCAGGCAGTTCAATCAACTTACTATGGTCGGCAAAACTACCGCACCCCACCACCCGATTTACCGTCACTGCTCCTCAATGAGCGGATTGTCTATCTAGGTTTACCCTTGGTGCCACAAGTCACCGAATTGATTGTGGCAGAACTGTTGTATTTGCAGTACGACAATCCCGACAAGCCGATTAAAATCTACATTAATTCCACAGGAACCTCCCGTTACGATGGTGAACCGATTGGCTTTGAAACCGAAGCCTTTGCCATCTGTGACACGATGAATTACATTCAACCCCCCATCCATACCATTTGTATTGGTTCGGCAATGGGGATGGCGGCGATGTTGCTGTCAGCGGGTACAAAAGGCTGTCGGGCAAGCTTACCCAATGCCTCAATTGTGCTGCACCAACCCAAGAGTTATGCAAGGGGTCAAGCCACGGATATCCAAATTCGGGCGAAGGAAGTGCTAGCCAATAAGATCACCATGATGGGGATTTTGGCAAAAAATACGGGTCAATCTGCCGAAAAGATTACCAAGGATATGGAGCGGATGTTGTACATGACGCCTTATGAGGCAAAAGAGTATGGCTTGATTGATCGGGTGTTAGAGAGCGATGAGGTTCCGGCTGCTATCGCCGCCAGTGCGTCTTAA
- a CDS encoding J domain-containing protein, which produces MNLADCYRLLGLSDGASRSQIKASYRRLARQCHPDVNVGDGLAQTKFIELTQAYKLLLNAIKPSGTTHSAEDSQTVTVTKQPPAQPPSIPPLSEIEYQLKWTFYERLQQLLKEQRFARAIALVEGLAQRIPQDPEVRQWQAITYQCWGRYLVKDGQLNKARIYLKKALKTDPHNRSLWAEVELDFRRMEQMV; this is translated from the coding sequence ATGAATCTGGCGGATTGTTATCGATTGTTAGGTTTAAGCGATGGCGCCTCTCGATCGCAGATTAAGGCATCGTATCGGCGTTTAGCACGCCAGTGTCATCCGGATGTCAATGTCGGTGACGGGCTGGCTCAAACTAAGTTTATTGAGTTGACACAGGCGTATAAGCTGCTGCTGAATGCGATTAAACCGTCTGGGACAACTCACTCGGCTGAGGATTCCCAGACGGTTACGGTGACCAAGCAGCCGCCAGCCCAACCTCCCTCCATTCCTCCTCTATCAGAGATTGAATATCAGCTCAAATGGACATTCTATGAGCGTTTACAGCAATTACTTAAAGAACAACGATTTGCCCGGGCGATCGCGCTGGTGGAGGGGTTGGCGCAACGGATTCCCCAAGATCCAGAGGTGCGACAATGGCAAGCGATTACCTATCAATGTTGGGGACGGTATTTGGTGAAGGATGGGCAATTAAATAAAGCCCGAATTTATTTGAAGAAAGCCCTAAAAACTGATCCTCACAATCGTTCGTTATGGGCAGAAGTTGAACTCGATTTTCGCCGCATGGAACAGATGGTTTAG
- the def gene encoding peptide deformylase, with protein MTAQVIVEKKKLDNPPLEIHYLGDRVLRQPAKRVAKVDQSIRQLAHQMLQTMYSADGIGLAAPQVGVNKQIIVIDCEPDNPENPPLILINPTIKRFGQSICDAQEGCLSVPGVYLDVKRPVEVEVAYKDENGRPQRLKADGLLSRAIQHEMDHLTGVMFVDRVENGLVLAEELQKYGFSTQAVKPFKS; from the coding sequence ATGACTGCTCAAGTTATTGTCGAAAAGAAAAAACTAGACAACCCGCCGCTAGAGATTCACTATCTGGGCGATCGCGTTTTGCGTCAACCAGCGAAGCGGGTGGCTAAAGTAGACCAAAGCATCCGACAGTTAGCGCATCAGATGCTGCAAACCATGTATAGCGCAGATGGTATCGGCTTGGCAGCACCACAGGTTGGGGTGAATAAACAAATCATTGTCATCGACTGCGAACCGGATAACCCAGAAAATCCCCCCTTGATTCTGATCAACCCCACGATTAAGCGTTTTGGTCAGAGTATATGTGATGCTCAAGAAGGGTGTTTAAGTGTTCCTGGCGTCTACTTAGATGTCAAACGTCCGGTAGAGGTGGAAGTTGCCTACAAAGATGAGAATGGACGCCCGCAAAGATTAAAGGCAGATGGTTTACTATCTCGCGCCATTCAACATGAAATGGATCACCTGACTGGGGTTATGTTTGTGGATCGGGTAGAAAATGGATTGGTTTTGGCAGAAGAACTGCAAAAGTATGGCTTTTCTACCCAAGCGGTTAAACCATTTAAGTCTTAG
- a CDS encoding PrsW family glutamic-type intramembrane protease: MTGQHCRGFLRPLAGRGKARHLSPYPLSEDEETVIGRDPSCQIALNPNQYLIVSRRHATIRPCSPWKQGWEICDLNSINGTYVNGYPLRGCCQLHAGDRIELGQDGPQFIFECQFSPSPSPVSPVSSASSLTSVSVIAHKTPDTVTFSQLFPLASTGQDLTQKAFLRPAILTVVFVVLMFMAVGQAMVFNLLLATYLTGAASYFVYQLCGKPKPWWVFLGCAIATGLILTSPLLPLSIIVFRDILPGSLPEEGELISFTSLLIRMFFGAGLMEELLKALPIIGAYFLGKLLRSPWREQIGVWEPLDGILLGTASGVGFTLLETLGQYVPDIIDNVTFQAGQGSAQLMGLQLLIPRLLGSVAGHIAYSGYFGYFIGLSVLKPRKAWQILATGYLCAAILHALWNASGFVSSLLLAVVGILSYTCLAAAILKARAISPTRSQNFATRLF, from the coding sequence ATGACTGGTCAACATTGCCGTGGATTTTTACGACCTCTTGCTGGCAGAGGTAAAGCTAGACATTTATCTCCCTATCCTTTGTCTGAGGATGAGGAGACGGTGATTGGTCGTGATCCAAGCTGCCAAATTGCCTTAAACCCGAATCAATATTTAATTGTATCGCGACGTCATGCCACGATTCGTCCCTGTTCACCCTGGAAGCAGGGTTGGGAAATTTGTGATCTCAATAGTATTAATGGGACGTATGTTAATGGGTATCCGTTACGGGGATGCTGTCAATTACATGCAGGCGATCGCATTGAATTGGGTCAAGATGGTCCTCAGTTTATTTTTGAGTGCCAGTTTAGTCCGTCTCCGTCCCCAGTTTCACCCGTTTCTTCAGCGTCATCGCTGACATCTGTCAGTGTAATCGCACATAAAACTCCTGATACGGTTACCTTTAGCCAACTGTTTCCCCTCGCTTCAACGGGACAAGATTTAACCCAAAAGGCGTTTCTTAGACCCGCCATTCTCACGGTGGTGTTTGTGGTGTTAATGTTTATGGCGGTCGGTCAGGCAATGGTGTTTAATCTACTCTTGGCAACCTATTTAACGGGTGCGGCTTCTTATTTTGTCTACCAACTCTGTGGTAAACCAAAACCGTGGTGGGTATTCTTGGGATGTGCGATCGCGACGGGTTTAATTTTAACCAGTCCGTTGTTACCTCTATCGATTATCGTTTTTCGCGACATCTTACCGGGAAGCTTACCCGAAGAAGGGGAACTGATCAGTTTCACGTCTCTGCTAATCCGCATGTTTTTCGGGGCGGGTTTGATGGAGGAATTACTCAAAGCCCTGCCAATTATTGGAGCATATTTCTTGGGTAAACTGCTGCGTTCCCCTTGGCGAGAACAGATTGGCGTCTGGGAACCTCTGGATGGGATTCTGTTAGGTACGGCGTCAGGGGTGGGTTTTACCCTGTTAGAAACCTTAGGACAGTATGTTCCGGATATTATCGATAACGTAACTTTTCAAGCGGGTCAAGGATCGGCTCAACTGATGGGATTGCAATTACTTATCCCCCGTCTACTGGGTTCAGTTGCCGGACATATTGCTTATAGTGGCTATTTTGGTTATTTTATCGGCTTAAGTGTTCTCAAACCGCGAAAAGCTTGGCAAATTCTGGCAACGGGTTATCTGTGTGCGGCGATTCTCCACGCCTTGTGGAATGCTAGTGGGTTTGTCAGTAGTTTATTGTTGGCGGTGGTGGGGATTTTGTCTTATACCTGTTTAGCTGCTGCCATTCTCAAAGCCAGGGCAATCTCGCCGACGCGATCGCAAAACTTCGCCACCCGTTTATTTTGA
- a CDS encoding pilus assembly protein, chaperone PapD, giving the protein MTFAFNSVLPTVTRLSRWALSAALLCAGAAQAQMSVSPLVIEAQANRGQAQAIINVTNTSNQPFRGRVYAEPFTYGDNGFQSLESSPNDLTPYLQFSPRELTVPPGVQRRIRLITRFPPSLPDGEYRAVVFTETLQETTDSGGNSVALTARIGTTIYVRQGELSPNLTVESGSWNSELGQIQVLVNNTGMASARAAVSWRLKQGDTVIDMGSLKPTGIVAESQRQFLLNYPDEGQLAAGQYQLTGELIWAEDDERRTQPFSVDLMIPASATN; this is encoded by the coding sequence ATGACTTTCGCTTTTAATTCCGTCTTGCCAACCGTTACCCGCCTCAGTCGTTGGGCATTATCTGCGGCTTTACTATGTGCAGGTGCAGCGCAAGCCCAAATGAGTGTTTCTCCTTTAGTGATTGAAGCCCAAGCTAATCGGGGTCAAGCTCAGGCGATTATTAATGTTACTAATACCAGTAATCAACCTTTTCGGGGACGAGTTTATGCTGAACCCTTTACCTATGGGGATAATGGGTTTCAAAGCTTGGAGTCTAGCCCTAACGATTTAACGCCTTACCTGCAATTTTCACCCAGGGAATTAACTGTACCACCGGGAGTGCAGCGACGCATCCGTTTAATTACTCGCTTTCCACCCAGTTTGCCAGATGGGGAATATCGAGCCGTTGTTTTTACGGAAACGCTTCAGGAAACGACGGATAGTGGTGGCAATTCTGTCGCTTTAACTGCCCGAATTGGCACAACAATTTATGTGCGTCAGGGAGAGTTATCGCCAAATTTGACAGTGGAGAGTGGGAGTTGGAATTCAGAACTAGGACAGATTCAAGTTTTGGTGAATAATACTGGAATGGCATCGGCTAGAGCAGCGGTGAGTTGGAGGTTAAAGCAGGGAGATACGGTTATAGATATGGGGAGTTTGAAACCGACTGGAATTGTGGCGGAGAGTCAGCGTCAGTTTCTATTGAATTATCCTGATGAAGGGCAATTAGCGGCAGGTCAATATCAGCTTACGGGTGAGTTGATCTGGGCTGAAGATGATGAGCGACGGACACAGCCGTTTAGTGTTGATTTGATGATTCCGGCTAGTGCCACTAATTAA
- a CDS encoding vWA domain-containing protein, giving the protein MKVGLHPALSDTNLDANQPSSQRQLSIAIRAITQSQDQSLPLNLCLILDHSGSMHGRPLETVKKAAMQLIERLKEGDRICVIAFDHRAKVLVPNQAIDNLNTIKSQIRQLSADGGTAIDEGLKLGIEEVAKGKADAVSQVFLLTDGENEHGDNERCLKLAHFAVEHKLTINTLGFGASWNQDVLEKIADSGSGTLCYIEQPEQAVQEFGRLFNRIQAVGLTNAYLLCELMDGVRFAEFKPIAQVAPDTIELPLQPQGDQFVVRLGDLMTDAERVILANLYMGQLSPGYQAIAKLQVLYDDPATGEEGLKSEQVPVEINVQSTYQPSPNTKVQQSILALAKYRQTQIAEAKLQTGDRSGAATMLQTAANTAIQMGDKSAATVLQTNATRLQSGEELSDADRKKTRIVSKTILQD; this is encoded by the coding sequence ATGAAAGTTGGTTTACACCCTGCCCTCAGCGATACTAATCTGGATGCCAATCAACCCAGTTCCCAGCGTCAGTTATCGATCGCGATTCGGGCAATTACCCAATCCCAGGATCAGTCGCTACCGTTGAATTTATGCTTAATTCTCGATCACAGTGGGTCAATGCATGGGCGTCCACTGGAAACGGTGAAAAAAGCAGCGATGCAACTGATTGAACGACTCAAGGAGGGCGATCGCATCTGTGTGATTGCCTTTGATCATCGTGCCAAAGTGTTGGTTCCCAATCAAGCGATCGATAATTTGAACACGATTAAATCCCAAATCCGCCAACTGTCTGCCGATGGGGGAACGGCGATTGATGAGGGGTTGAAACTGGGGATTGAAGAAGTGGCTAAGGGAAAAGCTGACGCCGTGTCTCAAGTGTTTTTGCTCACGGATGGCGAAAATGAACATGGAGATAATGAGCGCTGCTTAAAATTAGCCCACTTCGCCGTTGAGCATAAGCTGACGATCAATACTCTAGGATTTGGGGCAAGTTGGAACCAAGATGTGCTAGAAAAAATTGCCGATTCGGGCAGTGGTACGCTTTGTTATATTGAACAGCCAGAGCAAGCCGTACAGGAGTTTGGACGCTTGTTTAACCGTATCCAAGCCGTTGGCTTGACCAATGCTTACTTATTATGTGAATTAATGGATGGTGTGCGGTTTGCCGAATTCAAACCCATCGCTCAAGTCGCCCCGGATACGATTGAACTCCCCCTGCAACCCCAAGGCGACCAATTTGTCGTCCGCTTGGGTGATTTGATGACCGATGCCGAACGGGTGATTCTGGCAAATCTGTATATGGGACAACTGTCTCCAGGGTATCAGGCGATCGCGAAGCTGCAAGTACTCTATGATGACCCGGCTACGGGGGAAGAGGGGTTAAAGTCGGAACAAGTTCCAGTGGAGATTAACGTTCAGAGTACCTATCAACCGTCTCCCAATACCAAAGTCCAACAATCGATTCTGGCATTAGCCAAATACAGGCAAACTCAAATAGCCGAAGCCAAACTGCAAACAGGCGATCGCTCTGGCGCTGCCACAATGTTACAAACGGCGGCTAATACGGCAATCCAAATGGGAGACAAAAGTGCCGCCACGGTGCTGCAAACTAACGCGACTCGTTTGCAATCTGGCGAAGAACTCTCAGACGCCGATCGCAAGAAAACTCGGATTGTGTCCAAAACCATCTTGCAGGATTGA
- a CDS encoding proprotein convertase P-domain-containing protein produces MSKLMNRTSTATVDAKIATSANSTYCGGGGSIPDGVASFQDEIVVTENIAISNVTVTLKNLEHTWVGDLIAQLRHLESGVVVDLFRRPGQPQFSTSGYSNDLNGDYSFNDNYSHSFDSVAASHAVIPSGNYCATQALSVFEGRSSAGTWQLIINDCSAGDSGSLESWTLNLE; encoded by the coding sequence ATGTCTAAACTAATGAACCGTACCTCAACTGCCACTGTAGACGCTAAAATTGCCACATCTGCGAACTCCACCTATTGCGGTGGTGGTGGCAGCATTCCCGATGGAGTGGCTAGTTTTCAAGATGAGATTGTGGTGACTGAAAATATCGCGATTAGTAACGTCACCGTCACGCTGAAGAATTTAGAACATACTTGGGTAGGCGATTTGATTGCCCAGTTACGTCATCTCGAAAGCGGGGTTGTGGTTGACTTGTTCCGGCGTCCCGGACAACCGCAATTTTCGACCAGTGGCTATAGCAATGATTTAAATGGGGATTACAGCTTTAACGATAACTATTCCCATAGCTTTGACTCCGTAGCGGCGTCTCATGCGGTGATTCCCAGTGGTAACTATTGTGCAACTCAGGCTTTGTCCGTGTTTGAAGGACGCTCATCTGCGGGTACTTGGCAACTGATTATTAATGATTGCTCTGCGGGTGACTCCGGTTCACTAGAGTCTTGGACTCTCAATTTAGAATAA
- a CDS encoding ribonuclease H-like domain-containing protein — MAEFQVCDRDLPDALLKTYLNAEAIAVDTETMGLIYQRDRLCLVQLCDPQDRVTVIRIDKKQTEAPNLKQLLEAQTVLKVFHFARFDLAILRQNLDIYVQPVFCTKIASKLARTYTNRHGLKDLVMDLEQVELDKSSQSSDWGNPNNLSDEQLRYAANDVRYLLSVRQKLITMLQREERWQLAQECFEALSVMVSLDLLLYRDIFEH; from the coding sequence GTGGCAGAATTTCAAGTGTGCGATCGCGACCTTCCCGACGCCCTGCTGAAGACCTATCTAAACGCCGAAGCGATTGCTGTTGATACGGAAACCATGGGGCTAATCTATCAGCGCGATCGCTTGTGTCTAGTGCAACTGTGTGACCCCCAAGACCGGGTTACGGTGATCCGCATTGATAAAAAACAAACTGAAGCCCCCAATCTGAAGCAGTTGCTGGAAGCCCAAACCGTCTTAAAAGTCTTTCACTTTGCCCGTTTCGATCTCGCCATATTACGCCAAAATCTGGACATCTACGTCCAACCTGTATTTTGTACAAAAATTGCCAGTAAACTTGCCCGTACCTATACCAACCGCCATGGGCTGAAGGATTTAGTCATGGATCTCGAACAGGTGGAACTGGATAAAAGTTCCCAGAGTTCAGATTGGGGGAATCCCAATAACCTTTCCGATGAACAACTGCGGTATGCGGCGAATGATGTCCGTTATTTGCTGTCCGTGCGGCAGAAACTGATTACCATGTTGCAACGAGAAGAGCGTTGGCAACTTGCCCAAGAGTGCTTTGAGGCGTTATCCGTGATGGTGTCTTTGGATTTACTCCTCTATCGAGATATCTTTGAACATTAA
- a CDS encoding biliverdin-producing heme oxygenase — MSTNLATQLREGTKKAHTMAENVGFVKCFLKGVVEKNSYRKLVANLYFVYSAMEEEMERHRQHPVLSKLYFPQLNRQKSLEQDLHYYYGANWREQVAPSAAGKDYVQRIRDVSASEPELLVAHCYTRYLGDLSGGQILKKIAQRAMNLSEGEGTAFYEFKDIADEKAFKVEYRQALDELPIDDATAERIVDEANAAFGMNMNLFNELEGNLIKAIGQMLFNTLTRRRSGGSTELATAE; from the coding sequence ATGAGTACCAATCTAGCCACCCAGTTACGTGAGGGAACCAAAAAAGCCCACACCATGGCAGAAAACGTGGGATTTGTCAAATGCTTTTTGAAAGGCGTCGTTGAAAAGAACTCCTACCGGAAACTCGTCGCCAATCTCTACTTCGTCTATAGTGCGATGGAAGAAGAAATGGAGCGCCATCGTCAACATCCAGTTCTCTCAAAACTCTACTTTCCCCAACTCAATCGCCAGAAAAGTCTAGAGCAAGACTTGCACTATTACTACGGTGCCAACTGGCGCGAACAAGTAGCACCTTCAGCCGCAGGGAAAGACTACGTGCAGCGAATTCGCGACGTGTCCGCCTCTGAACCCGAACTCTTAGTCGCCCATTGCTACACGCGCTATCTGGGCGATTTATCCGGGGGGCAAATCCTGAAAAAGATTGCTCAACGGGCGATGAATTTATCCGAGGGTGAAGGGACAGCGTTTTACGAGTTTAAAGACATTGCTGACGAAAAAGCATTCAAAGTCGAGTATCGCCAAGCCTTGGATGAACTCCCCATTGATGACGCCACAGCCGAACGGATTGTTGATGAGGCAAATGCGGCATTTGGCATGAATATGAATCTGTTCAATGAATTAGAGGGAAATCTGATTAAAGCCATTGGTCAGATGCTCTTCAACACCCTAACCCGTCGTCGGAGTGGTGGTAGCACAGAACTGGCTACGGCTGAATAA
- a CDS encoding ATP-dependent Clp protease proteolytic subunit, whose protein sequence is MPIGVPKVPYQLPGSPYSDWIDIYNRLYRERIIFLGKEVDDEITNQIIAVMLYLDSEDNNKDIYLYINSPGGSVTAGMAIYDTMQHIKSDVVTICVGLAASMGSFLLTAGKQGKRLALPHSRIMIHQPSGGVRGQATDIEIEAREILRIRRQLNQIYADKTGQTVEKIEKDIDRDFFMSAQEAKEYGLIDRVIEERAS, encoded by the coding sequence ATGCCTATTGGCGTTCCTAAAGTCCCTTATCAACTTCCTGGTTCTCCTTACAGCGATTGGATTGATATCTACAATCGCCTCTATCGGGAACGGATTATTTTTCTGGGTAAAGAAGTCGATGATGAGATTACTAATCAGATCATCGCGGTGATGCTTTACCTGGATTCTGAAGACAACAACAAAGATATCTATCTGTACATCAATTCTCCCGGTGGTTCAGTTACCGCAGGCATGGCGATTTATGACACCATGCAGCATATTAAGTCGGATGTGGTGACCATTTGTGTCGGTTTAGCGGCGTCGATGGGATCGTTCCTGCTGACGGCGGGGAAGCAGGGGAAACGGTTGGCGTTACCTCATTCGCGGATTATGATTCACCAACCCTCTGGCGGTGTGCGCGGACAAGCGACGGATATTGAGATTGAAGCCAGGGAGATTTTGCGTATCCGGCGTCAACTCAACCAAATCTACGCGGATAAGACGGGTCAAACGGTTGAGAAGATTGAAAAAGATATCGATCGCGACTTTTTCATGTCCGCGCAAGAGGCGAAGGAATACGGACTGATTGACCGGGTGATTGAGGAACGAGCAAGTTAA